A single Halarcobacter anaerophilus DNA region contains:
- the typA gene encoding translational GTPase TypA, with protein MRDIRNIAVIAHVDHGKTTLVDELLKQSGTFAAHTQVDERVMDSNDIEKERGITILSKNTAIDYEGVRINIIDTPGHADFGGEVERVLKMVDSVLLLVDAQEGVMPQTKFVVKKALSLGHRPIVVVNKIDKPAAEPDRVVDEVFDLFDQMGATEEQLEFPVIYAAARDGYAMHNLEDEKKDLQPLFETILTEVPKPNGSEEVGLQLQVFTLDYDNFIGKIGIARIFNGKISQGETVMLCKANGEQTKGRVTKLIGFKGLDRIEVKEACAGDIVAVAGFETIDVGDSLCDPVNPMPLDPMHIEEPTLSVTFAVNDSPLAGTEGKYVTSNKIDERLAAEMNTNIAMNYEQIGEGKFKVNGRGELQITILAENMRREGFEFSIGRPEVITKEENGVTLEPFEHLVIDTPDEYSGTIIEKLGKRKANMTNMVPMGAGFTRLEFEIPARGLIGIRTEFLTDTKGEGIMNHSFLEFRPYSGTVESRKNGALVSMENGEALGYSIFNLQDRGIMYIKPQDKVYGGMVIGEHAKSNDLDVNPIKGKQLTNVRASGSDDAIKLVPPRVMSLENALEWIEEDELVEVTPKTIRIRKRELDPTARKRAAKKAKFA; from the coding sequence ATGAGAGATATTAGAAATATTGCAGTAATAGCACACGTTGACCACGGAAAAACTACATTGGTTGATGAGTTATTAAAGCAATCAGGGACTTTTGCAGCTCATACGCAAGTTGACGAAAGAGTAATGGATAGTAATGATATTGAAAAAGAGAGAGGGATTACTATTCTTTCAAAAAACACTGCAATTGATTATGAGGGAGTTAGAATCAACATTATCGACACTCCGGGCCATGCTGACTTTGGTGGAGAGGTTGAAAGGGTTTTAAAAATGGTTGATTCTGTTCTTCTTCTTGTTGACGCACAAGAGGGAGTTATGCCTCAAACAAAATTTGTTGTTAAAAAAGCGCTATCTTTAGGACACAGACCTATTGTTGTCGTAAATAAAATTGATAAACCGGCAGCAGAACCTGATAGAGTTGTAGATGAAGTTTTTGACCTTTTTGATCAAATGGGTGCAACAGAAGAGCAACTGGAATTTCCTGTTATTTATGCAGCGGCAAGAGACGGATATGCAATGCATAATCTAGAAGATGAGAAAAAAGATTTACAGCCTCTTTTTGAAACAATTTTAACAGAAGTTCCAAAACCAAACGGAAGTGAAGAAGTTGGTCTGCAACTTCAAGTATTTACTCTTGATTATGATAATTTCATTGGGAAAATCGGTATTGCAAGAATTTTTAATGGAAAAATCTCTCAAGGTGAAACCGTAATGCTTTGCAAAGCAAACGGAGAACAAACTAAAGGTAGAGTTACAAAACTTATAGGATTTAAAGGTCTTGACAGAATTGAAGTAAAAGAGGCCTGTGCCGGTGATATTGTTGCGGTTGCGGGATTTGAGACAATTGATGTCGGAGACTCTTTATGCGATCCTGTAAATCCAATGCCTCTTGATCCAATGCACATTGAAGAACCTACTCTTTCTGTTACTTTTGCGGTAAATGATTCACCTTTAGCCGGAACAGAGGGTAAATACGTAACTTCAAATAAAATTGATGAAAGACTTGCGGCTGAAATGAACACTAATATTGCTATGAATTATGAGCAAATCGGTGAGGGTAAATTTAAAGTTAACGGAAGAGGTGAACTTCAAATTACGATTTTAGCTGAAAATATGAGAAGAGAAGGTTTTGAATTTAGTATAGGAAGACCTGAAGTTATTACAAAAGAAGAAAACGGTGTAACTTTAGAACCGTTTGAACATCTTGTAATTGATACTCCGGACGAGTATTCGGGAACTATTATTGAAAAACTGGGAAAAAGAAAAGCTAATATGACAAATATGGTTCCTATGGGAGCAGGATTTACAAGATTAGAGTTTGAAATTCCGGCACGTGGACTTATCGGTATTAGAACAGAGTTCTTAACAGATACTAAAGGTGAAGGGATTATGAATCACTCATTTTTAGAGTTTAGACCATATTCTGGAACAGTTGAAAGTAGAAAAAACGGTGCTTTAGTATCTATGGAAAACGGAGAAGCACTTGGATATTCGATTTTTAACCTTCAAGATAGAGGTATTATGTATATTAAACCTCAAGACAAGGTTTACGGTGGAATGGTAATCGGTGAACACGCAAAGTCAAACGATCTTGATGTTAACCCGATTAAGGGAAAACAGCTTACAAACGTTAGAGCCTCGGGTTCTGATGATGCAATTAAGCTGGTTCCGCCAAGAGTGATGTCCCTGGAAAACGCTTTAGAGTGGATTGAGGAAGATGAGTTGGTCGAGGTAACGCCAAAGACCATTAGGATAAGAAAAAGAGAGCTTGACCCTACTGCAAGAAAGAGAGCTGCTAAGAAGGCAAAATTTGCTTAA
- a CDS encoding ABC transporter permease, with amino-acid sequence MLSLSLKALKANRLKTILIFISLIFSITSIFLISSISNGVISMYSNMLKSDGDIIITQAKISDTFFSNVDATLIKKIEKFKEVKKVSALIVGASPVEKLPIVAVYGVSQNRFENYKIKQGLYPKKGEVLVGNSIYESLKNKKNIQIADKNFLVSGVYKSDIGFENGGVVLNLSDASLIFNKSASMLMVNSSISANIKQLIKKIESLSKDIEAKSTQNFVDNYNQFKIIKTSSNLIGFISFCMGLLGIVSIMSITVNQRKTEFGIKRAIGVSTKKIVAQIVCESSILGILSFITSLFISSFTLYFIKNSSLFHGYVNGEISFTLAFYLFICSLSMAVLGSIIPAINASKIDPIILMQGDKI; translated from the coding sequence TTGTTAAGTCTATCTTTGAAAGCTTTAAAAGCCAACAGATTAAAAACAATACTTATATTTATAAGCTTGATTTTCTCTATTACTTCCATATTTTTGATTAGTTCTATTTCAAACGGAGTTATTTCAATGTATTCAAATATGTTAAAAAGTGACGGAGATATTATTATTACCCAAGCAAAGATTTCCGATACTTTTTTTTCAAACGTAGATGCGACATTGATAAAAAAGATAGAAAAGTTTAAAGAAGTAAAAAAAGTTTCAGCTTTGATTGTAGGCGCAAGTCCTGTTGAAAAACTTCCAATAGTTGCAGTCTACGGGGTTAGCCAAAATCGCTTTGAAAACTATAAAATAAAACAAGGGCTTTATCCAAAAAAAGGTGAGGTTTTAGTCGGAAACTCTATTTATGAATCTTTGAAAAACAAAAAAAATATTCAAATTGCGGATAAAAACTTCTTGGTTTCGGGAGTTTATAAAAGTGACATAGGGTTTGAAAACGGAGGTGTTGTTTTAAATCTTAGCGATGCAAGTCTTATTTTTAACAAAAGTGCTTCAATGCTTATGGTAAACAGTTCTATAAGTGCAAATATAAAACAGCTTATAAAAAAAATAGAGAGTTTAAGCAAAGATATTGAGGCAAAATCGACTCAAAATTTTGTAGATAACTATAATCAGTTTAAAATTATAAAAACCTCATCGAATCTTATCGGTTTTATCTCTTTTTGTATGGGACTTCTTGGAATTGTAAGTATTATGAGTATAACCGTAAACCAAAGAAAAACAGAGTTTGGAATCAAAAGAGCTATAGGAGTATCTACAAAAAAAATAGTTGCCCAAATCGTATGCGAAAGTTCAATACTAGGCATTTTAAGTTTCATAACTTCTCTTTTTATTTCCTCTTTCACACTCTATTTTATAAAAAACTCTTCACTTTTTCACGGGTATGTAAACGGCGAAATAAGTTTTACTTTGGCTTTTTATCTTTTTATCTGCTCTT